Below is a genomic region from Thermodesulfobacteriota bacterium.
GCGGCGGCTCCGGCTCGGGCACCGTGACCTCCGGCGGCTTGGGAGGCTCAATCTTCGGCTCCGGCTTGGGCGCCGGTGCCGGTGCCGGTGCCGCCGCCTTCGGCCGGGGGGTCGGGGCGGTGGCCGGCGGCCCCACCTCGGCGGCCGAGAAGAGGCTGACGCTGTAGACCTCCGGCATCTCCCGGGGGCGCCGGAGGAGATCCGGCAGGTAGAGGGCCGCCAGGCTGGCCACCAGGTGCAGGGCCACGGCCAGGGCCAGGGGCGTCTTCCAGGATGATGGCTCGAGCCCGCCCATGGCGAAGGGCGAGAGACGATCGCTGTCTGCCATCGCTTTACGGGCGCTCTTCCTGCGGCAGGGTCACCATGCCCAGCTTGTCGACGCCGGCCTCCTTGGCGTCGGCCATCACCTTGGCCACCAGGCCGTAGGCCACGGTCTTGTCTGCCTTCAGAAGCACCTGCCGATCCTTGTCCCGGGTCACCACCTGGCTCAGCTCCTGCTTCATGAGGCCGGGCGCCACCTTGATCCGGTCGATGAAGATTTGACCGTCCTTGTCCACCGTGATCACCAGTGGCTCCGGCTTCTGGGGCAGGGATTTGGCGGTGGTTTCCGGCAGGTCCACGTCCATGCCCTGGGTCATCATCGGCGCGGTGACCATGAAGATGATGAGCAGCACCAGCATGACGTCCACCAGTGGGGTGACGTTGATATCGGCCACCAGGCCACGCCGGCCATTGCCAATGGTCATTCCCATTGCGGTTGTCCTCGCTTGCGCTTCGCGGTCAGTGGTCAGATCCGGGAGATGAGGTCCCGCTCCACCAGGTTGAGGAAGTCGGCGGAGAAGCCCTGCATCTCGGTCTCCAGCTCCACCAGCTGGTTGTTGAAGAAGTTGAAGAAGATGACCGCCGGGATCGCCACCGCCAGGCCGGCGGCGGTGGCCACCAGGGCTTCGGAGATGCCGGGGGCCACCACCGCCAGGGAGGCGGAGCCCCGCTGGCCGATGTCCTGAAACGAGGTCATGATGCCCCACACCGTCCCGAAGAGGCCGATGAAGGGGGTGGCGGAGCCGGTGGTGGCCAGGAAGGAGAGGGAGCTGGCCAGCCGGCCCAGCTGCTGGGTCTCCGCCTTCTTGAGGGTGCGCTTGAGGTTCTCCATGCCAGCGAGCCGGCTTTCCAGGGTCTCTTCCGCCGATTCCCGATCCGAG
It encodes:
- the tolR gene encoding protein TolR — its product is MGMTIGNGRRGLVADINVTPLVDVMLVLLIIFMVTAPMMTQGMDVDLPETTAKSLPQKPEPLVITVDKDGQIFIDRIKVAPGLMKQELSQVVTRDKDRQVLLKADKTVAYGLVAKVMADAKEAGVDKLGMVTLPQEERP
- the tolQ gene encoding protein TolQ yields the protein MNEISILDMVIDAGPMVKLVMLLLFLFSLGSWTIIIMKHRLYRQARRESEAFLEAFWKSRNLAEAHKHAQDLTGAPLADIFRTGYIELQKIGRARSDRESAEETLESRLAGMENLKRTLKKAETQQLGRLASSLSFLATTGSATPFIGLFGTVWGIMTSFQDIGQRGSASLAVVAPGISEALVATAAGLAVAIPAVIFFNFFNNQLVELETEMQGFSADFLNLVERDLISRI